In the Phaeobacter gallaeciensis genome, one interval contains:
- a CDS encoding CopD family protein translates to MDLTDWMYTLYPYAKSLHIMAVLSWMAGLFYLPRLFVYHVEQAVKVPETGPVFLTMEQKLMKVIMRPAMHTAWLAGLFIVFTPGMIDWSYIWPWTKGACVIGMTLFHTWLVWRIKDFEAGRNRLTGRQFRMANEVPTLLMVVIVISVIFKF, encoded by the coding sequence ATGGACCTGACAGACTGGATGTACACCCTGTACCCCTATGCAAAGTCGCTCCATATCATGGCCGTGCTCAGCTGGATGGCGGGTCTCTTCTATCTCCCACGTCTGTTCGTGTATCACGTGGAGCAGGCTGTGAAGGTGCCAGAGACGGGTCCGGTGTTCCTGACCATGGAACAGAAGCTCATGAAGGTGATCATGCGCCCTGCGATGCACACCGCCTGGCTCGCCGGCCTTTTCATCGTCTTTACGCCGGGCATGATCGACTGGTCCTATATATGGCCTTGGACCAAAGGCGCCTGTGTGATCGGTATGACGCTGTTTCACACCTGGCTTGTCTGGCGCATCAAGGATTTCGAAGCCGGGCGGAACCGCCTGACGGGAAGACAGTTCAGGATGGCAAATGAAGTGCCGACGCTCCTGATGGTGGTCATCGTCATATCGGTCATTTTCAAGTTCTGA